Proteins from one Mycteria americana isolate JAX WOST 10 ecotype Jacksonville Zoo and Gardens chromosome 1, USCA_MyAme_1.0, whole genome shotgun sequence genomic window:
- the TSPAN12 gene encoding tetraspanin-12 isoform X1, with amino-acid sequence MAREDSVKCLRCLLYALNLLFWLMSISVLGVSAWMRDYLNNVLTLTAETRVEEAVILTYFPVVHPVMIAVCCFLIIVGMLGYCGTVKRNLLLLVWYFGSLLVIFCVELACGVWTYEQEITVPVQWSDMITLKARMTNYGLPRYQWLTHAWNFFQREFKCCGVVYFTDWLEMTEMDWPPDSCCVREFPGCSKQAHHEDLSDLYQEGCGKKMYTFLRGTKQLQVLRFLGISIGVTQILAMILTITLLWALYYDRRDPGADQIMALKSDTSQQLSCHSVELLKPSLTRIFEHTSMANSFNTHFEMEEL; translated from the exons ttgatGTCCATCAGCGTATTAGGTGTTTCTGCTTGGATGAGAGACTACCTGAATAATGTTCTCACTTTAACTGCAGAAACAAG GGTGGAGGAGGCTGTCATTTTGACTTACTTTCCTGTGGTCCACCCGGTCATGATTGCAGTCTGCTGTTTCCTCATCATAGTTGGAATGCTGGGCTACTGTGGAACAGTGAAGAGAAATCTGTTGCTCCTTGTCTGG tACTTTGGAAGCTTGCTTGTAATATTCTGCGTTGAACTGGCCTGTGGTGTTTGGACCTACGAGCAGGAAATAACG GTTCCAGTGCAGTGGTCAGATATGATCACGCTGAAAGCTAGGATGACCAATTATGGCCTACCTAGGTACCAGTGGCTGACCCATGCTTGGAATTTCTTCCAGAGGGAG TTTAAATGTTGTGGGGTGGTGTACTTCACAGACTGGCTGGAAATGACAGAGATGGACTGGCCGCCTGACTCCTGTTGTGTCAGAGAGTTCCCAGGATGCTCTAAGCAGGCACATCATGAGGATCTCAGTGACCTTTATCAGgag GGATGCGGTAAAAAAATGTACACTTTTTTGAGGGGGACGAAGCAATTGCAAGTGCTGAGATTTCTAGGAATCTCTATTGGAGTAACACAGATCCTGGCTATGATCCTCACTATTACTTTGCTGTGGGCTCTGTACTATGACAGAAGGGATCCTGGGGCAGATCAGATCATGGCCCTGAAGAGCGATACCTCACAGCAGCTGTCATGTCATTCCGTGGAGCTACTGAAACCAAGCTTGACAAGGATCTTCGAACACACATCCATGGCAAACAGCTTTAATACACACTTTGAAATGGAAGAGCTATAG
- the TSPAN12 gene encoding tetraspanin-12 isoform X2, with protein MSISVLGVSAWMRDYLNNVLTLTAETRVEEAVILTYFPVVHPVMIAVCCFLIIVGMLGYCGTVKRNLLLLVWYFGSLLVIFCVELACGVWTYEQEITVPVQWSDMITLKARMTNYGLPRYQWLTHAWNFFQREFKCCGVVYFTDWLEMTEMDWPPDSCCVREFPGCSKQAHHEDLSDLYQEGCGKKMYTFLRGTKQLQVLRFLGISIGVTQILAMILTITLLWALYYDRRDPGADQIMALKSDTSQQLSCHSVELLKPSLTRIFEHTSMANSFNTHFEMEEL; from the exons atGTCCATCAGCGTATTAGGTGTTTCTGCTTGGATGAGAGACTACCTGAATAATGTTCTCACTTTAACTGCAGAAACAAG GGTGGAGGAGGCTGTCATTTTGACTTACTTTCCTGTGGTCCACCCGGTCATGATTGCAGTCTGCTGTTTCCTCATCATAGTTGGAATGCTGGGCTACTGTGGAACAGTGAAGAGAAATCTGTTGCTCCTTGTCTGG tACTTTGGAAGCTTGCTTGTAATATTCTGCGTTGAACTGGCCTGTGGTGTTTGGACCTACGAGCAGGAAATAACG GTTCCAGTGCAGTGGTCAGATATGATCACGCTGAAAGCTAGGATGACCAATTATGGCCTACCTAGGTACCAGTGGCTGACCCATGCTTGGAATTTCTTCCAGAGGGAG TTTAAATGTTGTGGGGTGGTGTACTTCACAGACTGGCTGGAAATGACAGAGATGGACTGGCCGCCTGACTCCTGTTGTGTCAGAGAGTTCCCAGGATGCTCTAAGCAGGCACATCATGAGGATCTCAGTGACCTTTATCAGgag GGATGCGGTAAAAAAATGTACACTTTTTTGAGGGGGACGAAGCAATTGCAAGTGCTGAGATTTCTAGGAATCTCTATTGGAGTAACACAGATCCTGGCTATGATCCTCACTATTACTTTGCTGTGGGCTCTGTACTATGACAGAAGGGATCCTGGGGCAGATCAGATCATGGCCCTGAAGAGCGATACCTCACAGCAGCTGTCATGTCATTCCGTGGAGCTACTGAAACCAAGCTTGACAAGGATCTTCGAACACACATCCATGGCAAACAGCTTTAATACACACTTTGAAATGGAAGAGCTATAG